Proteins encoded together in one Candidatus Bathyarchaeota archaeon window:
- a CDS encoding M20/M25/M40 family metallo-hydrolase → MVLNIYETLNELIEAPGVPGFEEQRRKKIIEQFSRYCDTVSVDVIGNVIGTLGDGERSVMISGHYDQLGFMIKNVDDKGYASIVNVGGWDKRTAYGLRVKIWVGDGPNDYVIGVISAVPPHVTNPSEREKVPSIDNMTLDFGASSKEEAVNMGVLPGCTCTPDARLDYLGKKDSDLVIAPSFDDISAVVSLLVALEELKKDPPEGLKIHVVATVQEEVGLRGATVSGFNLNPWVTMNSDTTSVLAPGVPASKVGSINLGEGPIICLGPAFNRKLWELMMKVAEEEGIPYQRRGVPARSGNDSWALQIARGGSICGLLSMPNRYMHSANEVVSLKDIENIGKLFAATAKALTTCDMPHTVQVFKR, encoded by the coding sequence ATGGTTCTAAATATTTATGAAACTCTTAATGAGTTAATTGAAGCTCCAGGAGTCCCTGGATTTGAGGAGCAACGAAGGAAAAAGATCATTGAACAATTTTCTCGGTATTGTGATACCGTTTCGGTAGATGTGATTGGAAACGTAATCGGAACCCTTGGCGACGGCGAAAGATCCGTTATGATCAGCGGTCACTACGATCAACTTGGATTTATGATAAAGAATGTGGACGACAAAGGATATGCTAGCATCGTCAATGTAGGAGGATGGGATAAGAGGACAGCATACGGATTAAGGGTTAAAATCTGGGTAGGAGATGGACCAAACGATTATGTTATTGGTGTAATAAGCGCTGTTCCCCCACATGTAACAAACCCATCAGAGAGGGAAAAAGTACCATCAATTGATAATATGACACTCGACTTTGGTGCAAGCAGCAAAGAAGAGGCAGTAAATATGGGCGTACTCCCTGGATGCACCTGTACTCCAGATGCCCGCCTCGACTATCTTGGAAAAAAGGATTCAGACCTGGTCATAGCGCCTTCTTTCGATGATATTAGTGCAGTTGTGTCTCTCCTTGTGGCGCTCGAAGAGCTAAAAAAAGATCCCCCTGAAGGTCTAAAGATACATGTTGTAGCTACTGTGCAGGAAGAAGTTGGATTGAGGGGAGCCACTGTTTCGGGGTTTAATCTCAATCCATGGGTTACAATGAACTCAGATACGACAAGCGTTCTCGCCCCGGGGGTACCAGCATCAAAGGTCGGGAGTATAAATCTCGGAGAAGGTCCGATAATATGCTTAGGCCCGGCATTTAATAGGAAACTCTGGGAGCTTATGATGAAAGTTGCAGAGGAAGAGGGAATCCCGTATCAGAGGCGTGGAGTGCCAGCTAGGAGTGGGAACGACTCTTGGGCGCTCCAGATAGCGAGGGGAGGATCAATTTGCGGATTACTCTCGATGCCTAACAGATATATGCACTCTGCCAACGAGGTTGTATCTCTAAAAGATATTGAAAACATTGGAAAGCTATTCGCTGCGACTGCAAAGGCTTTAACAACTTGCGACATGCCCCACACCGTCCAAGTTTTCAAGAGATAA